One genomic region from Shewanella aestuarii encodes:
- the cydX gene encoding cytochrome bd-I oxidase subunit CydX — translation MWYFSWILGVLLACSFGIINALWLEATENMDREEDI, via the coding sequence ATGTGGTATTTTTCGTGGATTTTAGGTGTGTTACTAGCATGTTCATTCGGCATTATTAATGCGTTATGGCTAGAAGCGACTGAAAACATGGACAGAGAAGAAGATATTTAA
- a CDS encoding cytochrome ubiquinol oxidase subunit I, whose protein sequence is MIIEEVVELSRLQFALTAMYHFLFVPLTLGLAFILAIMESVYVMTNKQIYKDMTKFWGKLFGINFALGVTTGLAMEFQFGTNWSYFSHYVGDIFGAPLAIEGLMAFFLESTLVGMFFFGWDRFSKRQHLAVTWLVAIGSNMSALWILVANGWMQNPVGSVFNYETMRMEMTSFAEVIFNPVAQVKFVHTVASGYVAGAMFVLAISSYYILKGRDLAFARRSFAIAASFGMASILSVIVLGDESGYKVGEVQRVKLAAIEAEWHTEPAPAAFTAVGFPNQETMETDYAIKIPYAMGIIATRSLDEQVTGIIDLIDEHEIRIRNGMIAYSFLTQLRAGDESQELRDNFEATKHDLGYGLLLKRYTENVVDATEEQIKAAAKDSIPNVAPMFWSFRIMVGAGVIMLFVFAAAFWQSTRHKIAEKKWVLKAALYSLPLPWIAIECGWFVAEYGRQPWTISEVLPTFMSASSLTVSDLWFSIISITLFYSVLLVIEMFLMFKYARLGPSSMKTGRYHFENQDA, encoded by the coding sequence ATGATTATCGAAGAGGTTGTTGAGCTATCGCGTTTGCAGTTTGCGCTGACAGCCATGTATCACTTTTTGTTTGTTCCGCTGACATTAGGCTTAGCGTTTATCCTAGCGATTATGGAATCTGTTTATGTCATGACAAATAAACAGATCTATAAGGATATGACTAAGTTTTGGGGTAAGTTGTTTGGGATTAACTTCGCCTTAGGTGTCACAACCGGTTTGGCGATGGAGTTCCAGTTTGGTACTAACTGGTCTTATTTCTCTCATTATGTGGGTGATATTTTCGGCGCCCCACTTGCTATTGAAGGTTTAATGGCCTTCTTCTTAGAGTCTACCCTAGTAGGTATGTTCTTCTTTGGTTGGGACCGCTTTAGTAAGCGTCAGCATTTAGCTGTGACTTGGCTTGTAGCGATTGGTTCTAACATGTCGGCATTGTGGATTTTAGTCGCTAACGGTTGGATGCAAAACCCTGTCGGTTCAGTATTTAACTATGAAACCATGCGTATGGAAATGACGAGTTTTGCAGAGGTAATTTTTAACCCTGTAGCTCAAGTTAAGTTTGTTCATACTGTGGCTTCGGGTTATGTCGCTGGTGCCATGTTTGTGCTTGCGATTAGCTCATACTACATCTTAAAAGGTCGTGACCTAGCTTTTGCCCGTCGCTCGTTTGCTATTGCAGCAAGCTTTGGTATGGCATCCATTTTATCGGTTATCGTACTGGGTGATGAATCTGGCTATAAAGTGGGTGAGGTTCAGCGTGTTAAGTTAGCAGCCATTGAAGCTGAGTGGCATACTGAGCCAGCTCCAGCTGCCTTTACTGCCGTTGGTTTTCCAAATCAAGAAACCATGGAAACTGACTATGCGATTAAAATCCCGTATGCCATGGGTATTATCGCAACGCGTTCTTTAGATGAGCAAGTGACCGGTATTATTGATCTGATTGATGAGCATGAAATTCGTATTCGTAACGGTATGATAGCTTATTCATTCTTAACCCAGCTTCGTGCGGGTGATGAAAGCCAAGAACTTCGCGATAACTTTGAAGCGACTAAGCATGACTTAGGCTACGGCTTACTTCTGAAGCGTTACACCGAAAACGTAGTTGATGCAACAGAAGAGCAAATCAAAGCAGCAGCGAAAGACTCGATTCCAAATGTTGCTCCTATGTTCTGGTCATTCCGTATCATGGTTGGCGCAGGCGTAATAATGTTGTTTGTGTTTGCAGCCGCCTTCTGGCAAAGCACACGTCACAAAATTGCTGAGAAAAAATGGGTGCTTAAAGCTGCGCTATACAGCTTACCGCTCCCGTGGATTGCCATTGAGTGTGGTTGGTTTGTCGCTGAGTATGGCCGTCAACCTTGGACCATCTCAGAGGTCTTACCGACCTTTATGTCAGCATCAAGCTTAACTGTGTCTGACTTATGGTTCAGTATCATTTCAATTACCTTGTTCTACTCGGTATTACTGGTTATTGAGATGTTCTTGATGTTCAAATATGCCCGTCTTGGCCCTAGCAGCATGAAGACTGGTCGTTATCACTTTGAAAACCAAGATGCTTAA
- the cydB gene encoding cytochrome d ubiquinol oxidase subunit II has product MFDYEVLRFIWWALIGVLFVGFAVTDGFDMGVGALLPIIGKDDTERRIMINSIAPHWDGNQVWLITAGGALFAAWPMVYAVSFSGFYVAMMLVLFALFLRPVGFDYRSKIEDPKWRKSWDWALFAGGFVPPLIIGVAFGNLLQGVPFNFDEYLRATYHGGLFGLLNPFGLLAGLVSVSMIMMQGAAWLQMKTEGELRVRAANMTQIFGGLLVVLFGAAGLWLANGIDGYVVTSTLDIAGPSNPTTKTVAIEAGAWFANYDKYPVTMLFPVLGLLMPVLAIFASRLNRSGFAFFFSSLAIAGVILTCGAAMFPFVMPSSLEPNVSLTMWDATASQMTLQVMTLAAIVFVPTVLSYTIWTYYKMYGRLNRSFIEDNKTSLY; this is encoded by the coding sequence ATGTTTGATTATGAAGTTTTAAGATTTATCTGGTGGGCATTAATTGGTGTGCTGTTTGTTGGCTTTGCCGTTACAGATGGCTTTGATATGGGAGTCGGTGCGTTATTACCTATTATTGGTAAAGATGATACTGAACGCCGTATTATGATCAATTCTATTGCCCCGCACTGGGATGGTAACCAAGTTTGGTTAATTACTGCAGGTGGTGCATTATTTGCTGCATGGCCTATGGTTTATGCGGTGTCTTTCTCAGGCTTTTATGTCGCCATGATGTTGGTGCTGTTTGCCTTGTTTTTACGTCCTGTTGGCTTTGATTACCGTTCAAAAATCGAAGATCCAAAATGGCGTAAATCATGGGATTGGGCATTATTTGCCGGTGGCTTTGTTCCGCCGCTAATCATTGGTGTGGCATTTGGTAACTTGCTGCAAGGTGTCCCGTTTAACTTTGACGAGTATTTGCGTGCAACATACCACGGTGGTCTATTTGGTTTGTTAAACCCATTTGGATTACTAGCGGGTTTAGTGTCTGTTAGCATGATCATGATGCAAGGTGCTGCTTGGCTACAAATGAAAACGGAAGGTGAGCTACGTGTTCGCGCTGCCAACATGACGCAAATTTTTGGTGGATTGTTAGTGGTTTTATTTGGCGCAGCAGGCCTTTGGTTAGCAAATGGTATTGATGGCTATGTCGTCACGTCTACTTTAGATATTGCAGGTCCATCTAACCCAACCACTAAAACAGTTGCCATTGAAGCTGGCGCGTGGTTTGCAAACTACGACAAATATCCAGTTACTATGTTATTCCCTGTGTTAGGTTTATTAATGCCAGTGTTAGCCATTTTTGCTAGCCGCTTAAACCGCAGTGGTTTTGCATTCTTCTTTAGCTCATTAGCGATTGCTGGCGTGATTTTAACTTGTGGTGCAGCGATGTTCCCATTTGTTATGCCATCTTCACTTGAGCCAAATGTGAGCCTAACTATGTGGGATGCAACAGCAAGCCAAATGACCTTACAAGTAATGACACTTGCTGCCATTGTGTTTGTTCCAACGGTACTAAGCTACACTATTTGGACTTATTACAAGATGTATGGCCGTTTAAATCGTAGTTTTATTGAAGACAATAAAACCTCACTTTACTAA
- a CDS encoding IS982 family transposase — protein sequence MSKLVDLFCHVDDFCKAFLPQWQQLQLESGERKRNRKGRMSESEIMTIIVAFHMSHQRDFKNFYLGIICRYYKNDFPKLLSYTRFIEVMPSMLIPLSAFFTHVKGVPTGIEFIDSTSIKVCHNLRIPRHKVFKGTAARGKGTMGWFYGFKLHIITNHLGDIVAAKLTPANTDDRKPVRELSKGLLDKLYADKGYISKALTEDLKENGITLITTQRKNMKAKILAAWDRAMLSKRFIIETINDQLKNISQIEHSRHRSLHGFMLNLLGGLIAYCLKPEKPSLNITPTEKSGLMAMA from the coding sequence ATGAGTAAACTAGTAGATTTATTTTGTCATGTCGATGATTTTTGTAAGGCTTTTCTACCTCAGTGGCAGCAACTTCAACTTGAAAGTGGCGAGCGAAAGCGTAATCGTAAAGGACGAATGTCTGAAAGCGAAATTATGACAATCATTGTCGCTTTTCATATGTCTCATCAGCGTGATTTTAAAAACTTTTATCTGGGAATTATCTGTCGTTATTACAAAAATGATTTCCCTAAACTTCTCAGTTACACCCGATTTATTGAAGTGATGCCATCGATGCTTATACCACTAAGTGCTTTCTTTACCCATGTTAAAGGAGTGCCTACAGGTATTGAGTTTATTGACTCTACAAGCATTAAAGTCTGCCATAACTTACGCATCCCGAGACACAAGGTATTCAAAGGAACGGCTGCAAGAGGCAAAGGAACAATGGGCTGGTTTTATGGATTTAAGCTGCACATTATTACCAATCATCTTGGCGATATTGTGGCAGCTAAGCTTACTCCTGCTAATACGGATGACAGAAAGCCCGTTCGGGAACTGTCAAAAGGGCTACTCGATAAGCTTTACGCCGATAAAGGTTATATCAGTAAGGCGCTGACTGAAGATTTGAAAGAAAACGGGATCACTCTTATAACAACTCAACGAAAGAACATGAAGGCGAAGATATTAGCGGCTTGGGACAGAGCAATGCTGTCTAAACGGTTCATCATTGAAACCATCAACGACCAACTGAAGAATATTTCTCAGATAGAGCATTCAAGACACAGGAGTTTACATGGATTCATGTTGAACTTGCTAGGTGGATTAATCGCATATTGCCTAAAACCAGAAAAGCCATCATTGAACATCACACCTACAGAAAAGTCAGGGTTGATGGCGATGGCTTAA